A DNA window from bacterium (Candidatus Blackallbacteria) CG13_big_fil_rev_8_21_14_2_50_49_14 contains the following coding sequences:
- a CDS encoding pyrophosphatase produces MPTPEELTLTEAQNQVDEWIRALGVRYFSELTNLAQLMEEVGELARLISRTYGEQSFKDNEDSKALADEMADVLFVLLCLANQTGVNLNQALIANLQKKTERDHQRHLNNPKLKPQV; encoded by the coding sequence ATGCCGACCCCAGAAGAACTCACACTGACTGAGGCGCAAAACCAGGTAGACGAATGGATTCGAGCCCTCGGGGTTCGCTATTTTTCTGAATTAACCAATCTCGCTCAATTAATGGAAGAAGTAGGAGAACTGGCACGCCTTATTTCACGCACCTATGGAGAACAAAGCTTCAAGGACAATGAAGACAGCAAGGCATTGGCAGATGAAATGGCAGATGTTTTATTTGTCTTGCTTTGTCTGGCCAACCAGACAGGGGTCAATTTAAATCAGGCATTGATCGCCAATTTGCAGAAAAAAACCGAGCGGGACCATCAACGCCATCTCAACAATCCCAAGCTGAAACCCCAAGTATGA
- a CDS encoding cytochrome C oxidase Cbb3 — MRLGLRSFALFLILLLGLSACPAQTSDKSSKASEQIQSKALKDLNLYGQDLLEKTPVYLGPQAKNPALRLAGNRLSCISCHLNGGKDSKAMGFMGISQRYPRYRALENRKITLRERINSCFERSLNAKPLADESRELKALESYIRQISQSTAPTETLAELQLPPLKLLTRAAHPKAGEKLYQYHCSACHGKSGEGQLKNNATPDQGYVFPPLWGQDSYGQGSNLNRLTLAARYIKANMPLGRPLLSAEEAYDIAAFINSHERPQLKQAEKDFPDRSKKPADVPYPPFADQQSSERHRFGPFTDLKAPL; from the coding sequence ATGAGATTAGGTTTAAGATCCTTCGCCCTTTTCTTGATCCTCCTCCTGGGCTTGAGCGCTTGCCCAGCTCAGACTTCCGACAAAAGCTCAAAGGCCTCGGAACAAATCCAAAGCAAAGCTCTCAAAGATCTAAACCTTTACGGCCAAGATTTACTTGAAAAAACCCCTGTCTATCTGGGGCCTCAGGCAAAGAATCCTGCATTGCGTTTGGCAGGCAATAGGTTAAGCTGTATCTCCTGCCACTTAAACGGTGGCAAAGATTCAAAAGCCATGGGCTTTATGGGTATTAGCCAACGTTACCCACGTTACAGAGCCCTCGAAAACCGTAAAATTACACTCAGGGAGCGCATCAACAGCTGTTTTGAACGCAGTCTGAATGCCAAGCCTTTGGCAGACGAAAGCCGTGAGTTAAAAGCGCTCGAGAGCTATATACGTCAAATAAGTCAAAGCACCGCCCCAACCGAAACTTTGGCAGAATTGCAACTCCCCCCCTTGAAACTGCTCACGCGGGCGGCCCATCCCAAGGCTGGAGAAAAACTCTATCAATATCATTGTTCAGCCTGTCATGGAAAATCAGGCGAAGGACAACTAAAAAACAACGCAACACCTGATCAGGGCTATGTTTTTCCCCCGCTTTGGGGGCAAGACAGTTATGGGCAAGGCTCGAATCTCAACCGTTTAACCCTGGCCGCCCGCTATATCAAGGCCAATATGCCTTTGGGGCGTCCTTTGCTGAGTGCAGAAGAGGCCTATGATATTGCTGCTTTTATCAATAGCCACGAGCGTCCCCAACTCAAACAAGCCGAAAAAGATTTTCCCGATCGCAGTAAAAAACCAGCCGATGTGCCCTATCCTCCCTTTGCAGATCAGCAAAGCTCAGAGCGGCATCGTTTTGGCCCCTTTACTGATTTAAAGGCCCCCTTATAA
- a CDS encoding threonine aldolase: MRRSFASDNNSGLDPMVLEALQAANQDHEIGYGEDPYTRAAEAAFQKELGDVAVFPVLTGTAANVLCISALLQPFEAVICSKMAHLWVDECGAPERFCGNKLIPLDTADGKLMPAQISTVLCGRGDEHRVQPRMISITQPTEVGTLYSREEITNLAEFAHQQGLFLHVDGARIANAAAALNCSFKDLLRDTGVDIVSFGGTKNGLLNAEAVVFMNPAQAKNMPYLRKQAMQLNSKMRFLSVQWEKALQSDHWLKNAKKANQMAALLAQAVFEIPEIEPAWPVQSNAVFAKVPKALIQPLQAEYYFYVWDESASIVRWMCSFDTQEIDIINFVNTIQDILNKGVQT, from the coding sequence ATGCGACGTAGTTTTGCGAGCGATAATAATTCAGGCCTGGATCCGATGGTTTTGGAAGCCCTGCAAGCAGCAAACCAGGATCATGAAATTGGCTATGGAGAGGATCCTTATACGCGGGCCGCTGAGGCTGCTTTTCAAAAAGAACTGGGCGATGTCGCTGTTTTTCCTGTTTTAACGGGAACAGCAGCCAATGTGCTCTGTATTTCGGCCCTCTTACAACCCTTTGAGGCCGTTATCTGCAGTAAAATGGCGCATCTGTGGGTGGATGAGTGTGGTGCTCCCGAACGATTCTGCGGAAACAAACTGATCCCCCTCGATACGGCAGATGGAAAATTAATGCCCGCTCAAATTTCAACCGTCTTATGCGGTCGTGGTGACGAGCACAGAGTTCAACCCCGGATGATTTCGATTACCCAACCGACAGAGGTTGGCACCCTCTACTCCCGAGAAGAAATCACAAACTTAGCCGAATTTGCCCACCAGCAGGGGCTCTTTTTACATGTGGATGGTGCTCGGATTGCCAATGCCGCCGCCGCTTTAAATTGCTCTTTTAAAGACCTCTTACGTGATACAGGGGTCGATATCGTCAGCTTTGGCGGCACTAAAAATGGCCTACTCAATGCCGAGGCCGTGGTCTTTATGAATCCAGCACAAGCGAAGAATATGCCTTATTTGCGCAAACAGGCCATGCAATTGAATTCAAAAATGCGTTTTCTTTCTGTGCAATGGGAAAAAGCACTTCAATCGGATCATTGGCTCAAGAATGCAAAAAAGGCCAACCAGATGGCCGCTCTCCTGGCACAGGCCGTTTTTGAAATACCGGAAATTGAACCGGCTTGGCCTGTACAGAGCAATGCGGTTTTCGCAAAAGTGCCCAAAGCCTTGATTCAGCCCTTGCAAGCAGAATATTATTTTTACGTCTGGGATGAAAGTGCCTCAATTGTGCGTTGGATGTGCTCTTTTGACACCCAGGAAATAGATATTATTAATTTTGTAAACACCATTCAAGACATTCTAAACAAGGGAGTTCAAACTTGA
- the sixA gene encoding phosphohistidine phosphatase SixA — translation MKTLFIARHGEAVSVGAPGVYSDFDRHLSEEGEQKIKKQAESLLKLGATWQKVLCSPLVRARQTAELLNSPQAAPLEIFEALGDRPSFSEVRKKIEASHEERILLVTHQPFVVELTSYLLTGEMKTAFHFSTGAMACLRIYQLSESPRGELEWFKPSSSLQAFI, via the coding sequence TTGAAAACACTTTTTATAGCGCGCCATGGTGAAGCCGTTTCCGTGGGAGCACCCGGTGTATATTCAGATTTTGATCGTCATTTAAGCGAAGAAGGCGAGCAAAAAATAAAAAAACAAGCCGAGAGCCTTTTAAAATTAGGGGCGACTTGGCAAAAAGTACTTTGCAGCCCACTGGTGAGAGCTCGCCAAACAGCAGAGCTGCTCAATTCGCCTCAAGCAGCGCCTCTAGAAATCTTTGAAGCACTGGGGGATCGCCCCTCCTTCTCAGAGGTTCGCAAAAAAATTGAAGCGTCTCATGAAGAGCGTATTTTACTGGTCACTCACCAACCCTTTGTTGTTGAACTCACCTCTTATTTACTGACTGGAGAAATGAAAACCGCATTTCATTTTAGTACGGGTGCCATGGCCTGCCTGCGCATATACCAGCTTTCAGAGTCGCCACGTGGTGAGTTAGAGTGGTTTAAACCCTCTTCAAGTTTGCAGGCTTTCATCTAA
- a CDS encoding sulfate transporter, which translates to MSVLPQPTLPKDGLAGLKENLRFDLSSGFQIFLIALPLSLGIALASGMPPMAGIISAIVGGLVVSMISGSYVTINGPAAGLIVIIVGGVETLGQGNMALGYRLTLAAIVVAGIIQMAFGLLKAGKLSAYFPAPAVHGMLAAIGIIIMAKQAHTVLGVKPHTKETLEVIAEIPHSLMHANGEIAIIGLICLAVTVLWAFMPIQALKKIPGPLVVVLVGIVLGHVFHLDKTHMSTLWGHEHEIGPQYLINLPGSVVKGIVFPDFSHFATGAFWTVVISIALIASLESLLSALAVDKLDVYGRRANLNKDIFAVGVGSTISGLLGGLPMIAEIVRSSANINNGARTRWANFFHGGFMLLFVAAAPGLIHQIPLASLAALLVFTGFRLASPKEFIHTYKTGPEQLAIFVTTIVCVLATDLLIGVACGIILKLIIHAYRGVAFKDLFKLQFHVHETEAGHYLVTVESSAVFSNLIGLKSELESLPAGKTVIFDFSKSYLIDHSFMEYVHHYAKDYKREGGICEINGLDQHKSISEHPLASRKREVLPV; encoded by the coding sequence ATGTCTGTTTTACCTCAACCAACTCTCCCCAAAGACGGGTTGGCCGGTCTAAAAGAAAACTTGCGTTTCGACCTCAGTTCTGGTTTTCAGATCTTTTTAATCGCTTTGCCTCTTTCGCTTGGGATTGCCCTTGCCTCAGGCATGCCTCCCATGGCTGGGATTATTTCAGCTATTGTGGGGGGGCTGGTTGTCTCAATGATCAGTGGCTCCTATGTCACGATTAATGGTCCTGCTGCAGGCTTGATCGTGATTATTGTAGGAGGGGTCGAGACTTTAGGACAAGGAAATATGGCCTTGGGTTACCGCTTAACACTTGCGGCGATCGTTGTTGCAGGTATTATTCAAATGGCCTTTGGGCTTTTAAAAGCTGGTAAGCTCAGTGCCTATTTCCCTGCACCTGCGGTACATGGCATGTTAGCTGCAATTGGTATTATCATCATGGCGAAACAGGCTCACACTGTTTTGGGTGTGAAACCCCATACCAAGGAAACCCTTGAGGTGATAGCTGAAATTCCTCACAGTTTAATGCATGCCAATGGTGAAATTGCAATTATTGGTCTGATCTGTCTGGCCGTTACGGTTTTGTGGGCTTTTATGCCGATTCAAGCCTTGAAGAAAATCCCTGGACCTTTGGTGGTTGTTTTGGTAGGCATTGTTTTAGGCCATGTTTTTCATCTGGATAAAACCCATATGTCCACCCTTTGGGGACATGAACATGAAATCGGCCCTCAATATCTGATTAATCTGCCGGGCAGTGTGGTCAAAGGAATCGTTTTTCCTGACTTCTCACACTTCGCAACGGGTGCTTTCTGGACGGTTGTTATCAGCATTGCTTTGATTGCCAGCTTGGAAAGTTTACTTTCAGCTTTGGCGGTTGATAAGCTGGATGTCTATGGCCGCCGTGCCAATCTGAATAAAGATATCTTTGCGGTGGGAGTAGGTTCAACGATTTCAGGTCTATTGGGTGGTTTGCCCATGATTGCTGAAATTGTCCGTTCCTCTGCGAATATCAATAACGGGGCCCGTACCCGTTGGGCTAACTTTTTTCATGGCGGATTTATGTTGCTCTTTGTAGCGGCAGCTCCTGGGCTGATTCATCAGATTCCCTTAGCCTCTCTTGCTGCTTTGCTTGTCTTTACAGGTTTTCGTCTGGCTTCTCCCAAGGAGTTTATTCATACCTATAAAACGGGCCCAGAACAATTGGCTATCTTTGTGACCACGATTGTCTGTGTACTTGCCACCGATCTCTTGATTGGCGTGGCTTGTGGGATTATTTTGAAACTGATCATTCACGCTTACAGGGGGGTGGCATTTAAAGATTTGTTCAAACTTCAGTTTCACGTACATGAAACTGAAGCGGGCCATTATTTGGTAACGGTTGAGAGTTCTGCTGTTTTCTCAAATTTAATTGGTCTGAAGAGTGAGCTTGAGTCTTTGCCTGCTGGCAAAACGGTTATATTTGATTTTTCAAAATCTTATCTGATTGACCATTCCTTTATGGAATATGTTCATCATTATGCGAAGGATTATAAACGTGAAGGGGGGATTTGCGAAATTAATGGCCTGGATCAACACAAGTCAATTTCTGAACACCCTTTGGCTTCAAGGAAGCGCGAAGTTTTACCCGTTTAG
- a CDS encoding TraB family protein — translation MSEQALEHENILRINQGNKQVILIGTAHISRESAKLVQEVIAHEQPDTVCVELCPSRLQSLRDQEAWKNMDIVKVIREKKTFVLFLNFLLTSIQRRMARNMDVKPGLEMLAALESAEALGAQTEVIDRDVRTTLTRVWRLMGFFTRLKIFNQILASLFEEEEEISAEEVEALKQKGALELLLDEMGQVLPGVKKHLIDERDLYMVEKIRQAPGQKLVAVVGAGHVPGMIRNWENPAIDLDELDQIPPAGWVSQTLQWFIPALVIVLLIAGFFVGGKQGVTWEKGLQGILGWTVVTGGLAGIGALLARAHPLTILASIASAPITTLHPLIGVGYVAGLVEAWLKKPRVKDFESLHEDIQSFKGWQQNQVTRILLVVILSSLGASLGTFIGYGWLIDNLFRH, via the coding sequence ATGTCAGAGCAAGCTTTAGAGCACGAAAATATTCTGCGCATCAATCAGGGAAACAAACAGGTGATCCTGATTGGCACTGCGCATATTTCCCGTGAAAGTGCAAAACTTGTGCAAGAGGTTATTGCACATGAACAGCCTGATACTGTTTGTGTCGAGCTTTGTCCGTCGCGATTACAGTCTTTACGCGATCAGGAAGCCTGGAAAAACATGGATATCGTAAAGGTCATCCGTGAGAAGAAAACCTTTGTTCTCTTTCTCAATTTTCTGCTGACCTCGATACAACGCCGTATGGCGCGCAATATGGACGTGAAACCGGGTTTGGAAATGCTGGCTGCGCTAGAAAGTGCAGAGGCCCTGGGTGCGCAGACAGAGGTCATTGATCGGGATGTGCGTACGACGCTGACACGGGTCTGGCGTTTGATGGGTTTTTTTACCCGTTTAAAAATCTTCAATCAGATTCTGGCTTCACTTTTTGAGGAAGAAGAAGAGATTTCTGCTGAGGAAGTTGAAGCTCTGAAACAAAAAGGGGCACTTGAACTCTTGCTCGATGAAATGGGACAGGTGCTCCCTGGTGTCAAAAAACATCTGATTGATGAACGCGATCTCTATATGGTTGAAAAGATTCGTCAAGCACCGGGTCAAAAACTGGTCGCTGTCGTGGGGGCCGGTCATGTTCCGGGCATGATCAGGAACTGGGAAAATCCCGCGATTGATTTGGATGAATTGGATCAAATTCCGCCTGCTGGATGGGTCTCTCAGACATTGCAGTGGTTTATTCCTGCTTTGGTGATTGTTTTATTGATTGCTGGCTTTTTTGTAGGTGGAAAACAGGGCGTTACCTGGGAAAAAGGATTGCAGGGAATTTTGGGGTGGACGGTCGTTACCGGTGGCTTGGCTGGGATCGGTGCTTTATTGGCCCGAGCGCATCCGCTGACCATTTTGGCGTCGATTGCCTCTGCTCCGATAACAACCCTACATCCTCTGATTGGTGTGGGTTATGTTGCCGGCTTGGTGGAAGCCTGGTTGAAAAAACCACGCGTAAAGGACTTTGAATCATTGCACGAGGATATTCAAAGCTTTAAAGGATGGCAACAGAATCAAGTCACCAGAATTTTACTCGTGGTTATTCTTTCTAGTCTGGGTGCCAGTTTGGGCACCTTTATCGGTTATGGTTGGCTGATCGACAATCTTTTTCGTCATTGA
- a CDS encoding DNA-binding response regulator, giving the protein MSDSNTAQILLIEDDSEIVAFIETELQCEGYKVEIARDGQQGLIAARQNPPDLIVLDRMLPGLDGLALCRRLRQSSDVPILMLTARSEVKDRVEGLDAGANDYLVKPFDLDELLARIRVQIRQRQPSERTLFEFADLKLDIISHEVYRAGQLIMLSPKEFELLHFFLQYPRHVLTRHRILEAVWGWDFEGEDNVLEVYIRYLRKKIELEGFPRLLHTVRGVGYVLREEMVSQLES; this is encoded by the coding sequence ATGTCCGATTCAAACACTGCCCAAATTTTATTGATAGAAGACGATTCTGAAATTGTGGCTTTTATAGAAACTGAACTGCAATGTGAAGGGTATAAGGTAGAAATTGCCAGAGATGGTCAGCAGGGTTTAATTGCTGCCCGTCAAAACCCTCCTGACCTGATTGTGTTGGATCGCATGCTTCCTGGCCTCGATGGTCTGGCCCTTTGTCGCCGTTTGCGTCAGAGCAGTGATGTTCCTATTCTCATGCTCACGGCACGCAGCGAGGTCAAAGATCGGGTGGAAGGTTTGGATGCCGGGGCCAATGATTATTTGGTGAAGCCTTTTGACCTCGATGAATTATTGGCGAGAATCAGAGTGCAGATTCGTCAGCGCCAACCCAGTGAGCGCACCTTGTTTGAGTTTGCAGATCTTAAATTGGATATTATTTCTCATGAGGTTTATCGCGCAGGACAATTGATCATGCTCTCACCAAAAGAGTTTGAATTATTGCATTTCTTTTTACAGTATCCCCGCCATGTCTTAACCCGACACCGTATCTTAGAGGCAGTATGGGGCTGGGATTTTGAGGGTGAAGACAATGTCTTGGAAGTATATATACGCTATCTGCGCAAAAAAATTGAGCTGGAAGGATTTCCCAGGCTTTTGCATACGGTCAGAGGTGTCGGCTATGTTCTGCGTGAAGAAATGGTTTCTCAGCTTGAGTCATGA
- a CDS encoding proline dehydrogenase, with amino-acid sequence MPIEISFDNTEIAFASRSDLDLRRAYLLFRTLGNRNLVECGKYLTQIGFALHLPLSPAIKATLFRQFVGGETIEECRQTIERLADYGIGTILDYSAEGKSSENSFEQTTQELLKIIARAKGDPHIPFAVFKVTGLARYELLEKASQWGGLSASEKEELERVEHRIERICRAAADAETPVFLDAEETWIQPAIDRFALEMMRKFNREKAWVWNTLQIYRWDRLSYLKELHAQAQKEGFYLGLKLVRGAYMEKERARALSKGYPDPIQPDKASTDRDFNAAVSYCLENLDRISLCAGSHNENSNYHLVQWMQKYALPENHAQIWFAQLLGMSDHLSFNLAQAGYNVVKYVPYAPVKDIVPYLIRRAEENTSVAGQVGRELDLITREIKRRREQFAAARD; translated from the coding sequence ATGCCAATTGAAATATCTTTTGATAATACTGAAATTGCCTTTGCCAGTCGCAGCGATTTAGATTTGCGTCGGGCATATCTCCTGTTTCGTACCCTGGGCAACAGAAACCTGGTTGAATGCGGAAAATATTTAACGCAAATTGGTTTTGCCCTGCATTTGCCCTTAAGCCCCGCCATCAAAGCGACTCTGTTTCGCCAGTTTGTGGGGGGAGAGACGATTGAAGAATGTCGTCAGACGATTGAGCGTTTGGCAGACTATGGAATCGGCACGATTCTTGATTATTCTGCCGAAGGCAAGTCCAGTGAGAACAGTTTTGAACAGACCACACAAGAACTCTTGAAAATCATCGCACGGGCCAAGGGGGATCCCCATATCCCTTTTGCAGTTTTTAAGGTGACGGGTCTGGCCCGTTATGAATTGCTCGAAAAAGCCAGTCAATGGGGTGGGCTCAGTGCCTCTGAAAAAGAGGAACTCGAACGGGTAGAGCATCGGATTGAACGCATTTGTCGGGCTGCTGCAGATGCTGAAACCCCTGTTTTTTTGGATGCAGAAGAAACCTGGATTCAACCAGCAATTGATCGTTTTGCCCTGGAAATGATGCGTAAATTCAATCGGGAAAAAGCCTGGGTTTGGAATACCCTGCAAATTTACCGCTGGGATCGCCTGAGCTATCTCAAGGAATTGCATGCCCAAGCCCAAAAAGAAGGCTTTTATTTGGGGCTCAAACTGGTGCGGGGGGCCTATATGGAAAAAGAACGTGCGCGGGCCTTGAGCAAAGGCTATCCGGATCCCATTCAACCCGATAAGGCCAGTACGGATCGGGATTTTAATGCTGCGGTCAGTTATTGTCTTGAAAATCTTGACCGAATTTCGCTCTGTGCCGGTAGCCACAACGAAAACAGCAATTACCACCTCGTGCAATGGATGCAGAAATATGCTTTGCCTGAAAATCATGCCCAAATCTGGTTTGCCCAACTTTTGGGCATGAGTGACCATTTGAGCTTTAATTTGGCCCAGGCAGGTTATAACGTGGTCAAATATGTCCCCTATGCGCCCGTAAAGGATATCGTGCCCTATCTGATTCGCCGTGCCGAAGAAAATACATCTGTCGCAGGCCAGGTGGGCCGGGAATTAGATTTGATCACCCGCGAAATCAAACGGCGGCGCGAACAATTTGCTGCTGCAAGAGATTAA
- a CDS encoding spore coat protein yields MKGILLAGGTGSRLYPLTKVTNKHLLPVGREPMIFHPLRKLIEAGIHEILIVTGLEHMGAVVSLLGSGQDFASRFTYRVQDQAGGIAQALALAEDFVAGDQMVVILGDNIFEQPLISFVEAYRQQKSGARILLKQVPDPSRYGVAAFADGKITAILEKPETPPSDYAVTGVYGYDVQVFDFIRSLKPSARNELEISEVNAAYLKLGCLSHDLLSGWWTDAGTFESWYLANSFIFGKSDSEK; encoded by the coding sequence GTGAAAGGCATCTTGCTCGCCGGGGGGACAGGTTCCCGACTCTATCCCCTCACGAAAGTGACCAATAAGCATTTATTGCCTGTGGGGCGTGAACCCATGATCTTTCACCCTTTGCGCAAGTTAATTGAAGCGGGAATTCATGAAATCCTGATTGTCACAGGGCTCGAACATATGGGAGCCGTGGTCAGCCTTCTGGGCAGTGGTCAGGATTTTGCCTCGCGCTTTACCTATCGGGTTCAGGATCAGGCGGGTGGCATTGCCCAGGCTTTGGCTTTGGCAGAGGATTTTGTTGCCGGAGATCAGATGGTGGTCATACTGGGAGATAATATTTTTGAGCAGCCCTTGATTTCCTTTGTCGAGGCCTATCGTCAGCAAAAGTCAGGGGCCCGGATTTTACTCAAACAGGTGCCCGATCCGAGCCGTTATGGCGTCGCTGCTTTTGCTGATGGAAAAATAACCGCGATTCTTGAAAAACCAGAAACTCCGCCTTCTGACTACGCTGTGACAGGAGTCTATGGCTATGATGTCCAGGTTTTTGATTTTATACGTTCACTCAAACCCTCGGCACGCAATGAATTGGAAATCAGCGAAGTCAATGCGGCTTATCTTAAGTTGGGATGCTTGTCCCACGACTTACTCTCCGGCTGGTGGACGGATGCCGGCACCTTTGAATCCTGGTATCTTGCCAATTCTTTTATCTTTGGAAAGAGTGATTCAGAAAAATAA
- a CDS encoding sodium-dependent transporter encodes MRMRYCMAATERGQWQSRLGFIMAAAGSAIGLGNIVFFGANAYKYGAGAFYLPYLIALFCVGIPVMVLELGLGSMTRRAFPPSLHRIAGRFGEFWGWFSLLSATLITMYYITILAWCLGMLLGALGPLWQPEQHLTAFKEIGTLPNPTGYFFEMISQWSTVLFVVIIWAANLFVISRGVQTIEWVNKIFLPLMWVFMGLLILRGITLPNGLEGLYLLFTPNFEVMSNIEVWKGAFSQIFFTLSLGFGIMTAYASYLPKDADQVSNPLIISFMNCGFEFIAGIAIFTMLFSFSIVPKASTLSMTFFVIPEGIARMPGGSLMVQAFGVLFFVLLLLAGITSSVSLVEGLASALIDKFESSRRALVGVFATAGCLGSVAFALPLVVDPGLASNGTLGLTLIDLVDHWAFGYGLLIGGLMECILVGWFFGADKLRAHINQHAKIPLPPFFDILIKWVIPAVLLFIIGSSAWQELKGIYGHDFTIVGLQPWLPWVCFAVFALGGILLALLLTFARDYHHPHSHEEELAQ; translated from the coding sequence ATGAGGATGAGGTATTGCATGGCAGCAACAGAACGTGGACAGTGGCAATCCCGCTTGGGGTTTATCATGGCTGCAGCCGGATCCGCTATTGGTCTGGGCAATATTGTTTTTTTTGGCGCCAATGCCTATAAATATGGGGCTGGCGCATTTTATCTGCCCTATTTGATTGCGCTTTTTTGCGTTGGCATTCCCGTGATGGTTTTGGAGCTGGGCCTGGGCAGTATGACCCGTCGGGCATTTCCCCCTTCGCTGCATCGGATAGCCGGGCGGTTTGGCGAGTTCTGGGGCTGGTTTTCCCTGCTCAGTGCGACCTTGATTACGATGTACTATATTACGATTCTGGCCTGGTGTTTGGGCATGCTGTTGGGGGCCTTGGGGCCTCTTTGGCAACCTGAGCAGCATTTAACGGCCTTCAAAGAGATCGGAACCTTGCCCAATCCTACGGGCTATTTCTTTGAAATGATCTCGCAGTGGTCAACCGTCTTGTTTGTGGTGATTATCTGGGCGGCCAATCTCTTTGTGATTTCTCGCGGGGTGCAAACCATTGAATGGGTCAATAAGATCTTTTTACCTTTGATGTGGGTGTTTATGGGGCTTTTGATTCTGCGTGGCATTACCCTTCCCAATGGTTTGGAAGGTCTCTATCTTCTGTTTACGCCTAATTTTGAAGTCATGAGCAATATTGAAGTCTGGAAAGGGGCCTTCAGCCAGATCTTTTTTACGCTTTCACTGGGTTTTGGTATTATGACCGCCTATGCCAGTTATTTGCCCAAGGATGCCGATCAGGTTTCCAACCCCTTGATTATCAGCTTTATGAACTGTGGCTTTGAGTTTATAGCGGGGATTGCCATCTTTACCATGCTTTTCAGTTTTTCGATTGTACCGAAAGCCAGCACCCTGAGCATGACGTTTTTTGTGATTCCCGAAGGCATCGCCCGCATGCCGGGTGGCAGTCTGATGGTACAGGCCTTTGGCGTGCTGTTTTTTGTGCTGCTGCTTTTGGCTGGGATTACTTCGAGTGTTTCTTTGGTAGAAGGCTTGGCCTCTGCTTTGATCGATAAGTTTGAATCCAGCCGCCGCGCTTTGGTGGGTGTTTTTGCGACAGCGGGCTGCCTCGGCAGTGTGGCCTTTGCCCTGCCCCTGGTGGTAGATCCCGGTCTGGCGAGCAATGGAACCCTGGGTCTTACCCTGATTGACCTGGTTGATCACTGGGCTTTTGGTTATGGGCTGTTGATTGGCGGGCTGATGGAGTGTATTCTGGTGGGCTGGTTTTTCGGGGCTGATAAATTACGTGCCCATATCAACCAGCACGCAAAAATTCCTTTGCCCCCTTTCTTTGATATCTTGATTAAGTGGGTGATTCCCGCTGTACTGCTCTTTATCATTGGCAGTTCGGCCTGGCAGGAACTGAAGGGCATTTACGGGCATGACTTCACAATTGTGGGGTTGCAACCCTGGTTGCCCTGGGTCTGTTTCGCTGTCTTTGCCTTGGGAGGCATTCTTTTGGCTTTGCTTTTGACCTTTGCACGCGATTATCACCACCCCCACAGCCATGAGGAGGAGCTTGCCCAATGA